The Apibacter raozihei DNA segment GGCGTTCCTGCGTCGTCTGCTGTATGTAGCGCGAGTCCTTTCAGGGTAGCAGCTTTCATAAGGGTTCCGTATAAATTTTTATAGTGCTGTTGAAGTAATATAAGCGTACCTGTAACATTAGGAGATGCCATGGAAGTTCCGGTATAGGTAGCATAACTTACATCGCTTGAAGCAACGGAAGAATAAATTTCAGTACCATTTCCGGCAATATCAGGTTTTATACGTAAATCATCCGTAGGTCCCTGACTACTGGAACCATTGATGCTTGCTTGTGCTAATTTTCCATTCGCATCAATAACAATATTTTCTGCGTTGGCAACGACAAGGTTATTTTTAGAAGTTTTAAAACCGGATAGTTTATCATACCCTGTAGCCAGAGGATTAGGATTGGTAGCATATCCGTCGTTACCGGCTGAACATACCATAAGATAAAAAGGGGCGTTAAACATGATTTCATCCCAGCTTTTTGATTCATTTGAGTAGGCTCCAAACATCCAGGGAGTAATAGACGAAAACCGGAAACCATACGAATGATTGGATAGGGTCATACCGTTTGTGGCAGCAGTAGCAGCCTTTGAAGCATCCGAGTTCCAGTTGTTGCTTATCACTTTTGCCTGAGAAGCCATTCCTTTGGCTTTAGGATCTTTTCCGGAAGCAATCATAGTTCCGGCCACATGGGTGGCATGGTTGCTCATTCCCGTGGAACCATCTCCTATGGAAACTCGTCCTTTTAATTCCTGATGTGTAGATCTCACTGCATTTTCATCCCAAATGTAGGCAGTCATATTCTGACCGTCTAAATTTAGTCGTAAACCTCCTCCTGAATTTAAGTAATTGGCTCTTGTTGATTTCGCGGCTTTGATATTTTCCGTTATATAATATATAGGACGCATATCTGCAGTTACACCAATTAATTCCGACACATTTCCGTCTTCATGATAAATTTTTTCCTGAAGCTTTCGGGTTTTCATTAATTGTAAAGCTCTTTCTTTATTAGCTTTTGCCTCCACATCAAACAGCTTGGATATTGCTTCCAAATGATTGGTGTTGCTTTCTTTTTGAATGACTGCAATATCTTCCTTAGTTTGTGAAATAATTGATAAGGGAAGAAAACTAAGATATAAACATATCAGGTGTAATTTTCTCATAATTTTTTTTTTGTAGGGTTAATTTTTTGTTTTTTAATGTATACAAGTTATATGTCTAATCTATGACAAGAGAGGGTTCGTAAACGATAGATAGAGTAGTTAATGGGCTTAAATGTAAGAAGATAATTGAATGTATCTTATTTTTAGTGTTTATATAAATTTGAAAAATTTATATTTGAAAATGAGTACTTTTAATTCATAGGCTATTAGGATTAATTATTTAAACCAAATATAAGATAAAATTTAATTCTTTGCAACATAAAAGTATAATTAAGTTATTATTTATTTTAAAAACTTTGTTAATTGTTTGTTTTTTTTATTTTATTATTATTTTATATTAATTTTTTATTTGTTTTAATGGTGTGATTTTAATAGGAAATGATATAAGTAAAGTCAATGATTTCGTTTTTTGATAGTGTAAATTTTACTATCTGATTGATTGCGTAGTTGTATTGCGCATTTTTATTTTAGTTTTGCATGGTAAAATAAATAAATCATGATTCTAAAGATAAAGAGTGCTAATAAGTATTTATTAGATATATTACATAAAAATCCTGAAACCGATGCCGGGTTATATTTTAAACCACTTAAAAAAGGTATTATAGTAGGGAATATAGTGAGTAGTTATGAATATGAAGTAATCTTTCAGGATACCAAATACAGCTATTTACCTGAAGATTCCAATCAGATAGATTTTCAGAGTTACTGCAATCCTTTAGTAATATTACACATATCTAATGAATTGTTTAATCATATACTCAAAGAAAAATCAGAATATGTTCAAAAAGAAATTTCCTGGTTAGGAATTACACAAGGAGAAGCAGATACGCAAGAATGTACTATTGAAATTCCCTCATTTTTTATACATTCCAACTGGTATAGAGACGAAGAATTTCTGTTAAGCAAATACTTTGAAGGGATTAAGTTAACACAGGTACAGGGTAAAGTATTTAATCTTAAAATTAAAGGTAAATCTATATTTGAAGCAATAAATCTTTTAAACCTAGTAGCGCTTTTAACTCATATAACTAATGATTACGGCTTATTTACCTTTATTGATGATCAGTTTGCACAAAAATATGCACGAATTTTAACGAATATTGACCATGTGCCGTACTTTGTGTTTTATTTATTTATTAAAAGGGCAACCAAATCAGAGAAGCAGTTTAAAAATATAAAACCGGTTTTTGAAGAATATTTAAGAAAATACGGGATGGAAGCAGAACTAAGCTGGTTGGGAACACATGCTGACAGGGTTCGGTTTATAACGGATAAGCTTGAGTTGGACCGGCCAATTGTGGATATAGGCTGTGGTGAGTTTATTTATTATAAAAAAATGATGAATAAAGGATTTAGATCCCATTATATAGCTGTGGATGAAAATGAAAATTTTGCAAGTATGGCAGAATATCTTCCCCAGCGTTATCAAGCAGAAAACCTTGAATTTTATACGCGTTTAGAACAAGTTCGAACCGATGAATTCGTGAATGTGATTATGACTGAAGTCATTGAACATAATACTTTAGAAGAAGCAAAAAAATTAATTAAACAAGCATTACAGTTTAATATAAACGAAATGATTATAACTACTCCGAATTCAGATTTTAATGTTTACTATTCGGAAAGTTTGGATAAAAGACATGAGGATCATGATTTTGAACTCAGTGAAAAAGAATTTAAAGAGTTGATAGAAGAATGTGCAAGTTCAATTCCTGGTATTATAACAAAATATAGCGGAATAGGAGAC contains these protein-coding regions:
- a CDS encoding methyltransferase domain-containing protein, which produces MILKIKSANKYLLDILHKNPETDAGLYFKPLKKGIIVGNIVSSYEYEVIFQDTKYSYLPEDSNQIDFQSYCNPLVILHISNELFNHILKEKSEYVQKEISWLGITQGEADTQECTIEIPSFFIHSNWYRDEEFLLSKYFEGIKLTQVQGKVFNLKIKGKSIFEAINLLNLVALLTHITNDYGLFTFIDDQFAQKYARILTNIDHVPYFVFYLFIKRATKSEKQFKNIKPVFEEYLRKYGMEAELSWLGTHADRVRFITDKLELDRPIVDIGCGEFIYYKKMMNKGFRSHYIAVDENENFASMAEYLPQRYQAENLEFYTRLEQVRTDEFVNVIMTEVIEHNTLEEAKKLIKQALQFNINEMIITTPNSDFNVYYSESLDKRHEDHDFELSEKEFKELIEECASSIPGIITKYSGIGDSINGIQPTQAVIISKH